A single window of Marinobacter sp. LA51 DNA harbors:
- a CDS encoding AraC family transcriptional regulator, with protein MRASTSTAQDLGMPAIYLHLLADLLHSIGIDEKALLLRVGLDPLRLNSPDLRVSQAQASEFVTRAIIESGEPGLGVMLARELKMPLHGALGIAIMSSRTLEQALELMTRYLTLRAPNLHVTNRHSNGNACYSVTCDQDLGPLQGFIMDAMLFGCIFMGAQLTGSTVPGFRILRRGPEPAFFQRFRPTLPVPVEYGALEDALLIPVSQLDMPIRFCDDQLAESSRIKCEEALRELTEDAGFACRVRRVIETSYPFPPKLARVAATLFVSERTLKRRLQEESASFQNLVDEVRLERARALLTTTGMNLSQIADALGYADAANFTRAFKRWTGSSPSRYRNWARQPKAKPAPAAMAASV; from the coding sequence CTACCTGCACCTGCTGGCCGACCTGCTTCACAGTATCGGTATCGATGAAAAAGCCTTGCTGCTGCGGGTTGGTCTCGATCCGCTCAGGCTGAATTCTCCCGACCTCAGGGTCAGCCAGGCCCAGGCCAGCGAATTTGTCACCCGGGCCATTATTGAAAGCGGCGAACCTGGCCTTGGCGTCATGCTGGCGCGGGAACTGAAGATGCCCCTGCATGGTGCCCTCGGGATCGCGATCATGAGCAGTCGAACTCTGGAGCAGGCGCTGGAGCTGATGACCCGCTACCTGACGCTGCGGGCACCGAACCTGCACGTCACCAACCGGCACAGCAATGGCAATGCCTGCTATTCGGTGACCTGTGATCAGGATTTGGGGCCGCTGCAGGGCTTCATCATGGACGCCATGTTGTTCGGCTGTATTTTCATGGGTGCGCAACTGACCGGCTCTACCGTGCCCGGCTTCCGGATCTTACGACGGGGGCCGGAGCCCGCATTCTTCCAGCGCTTCCGCCCGACGCTGCCGGTACCGGTGGAATATGGAGCTCTGGAGGACGCCTTGCTGATCCCGGTCAGCCAACTCGATATGCCGATCCGCTTCTGCGACGACCAGCTGGCCGAATCCTCTCGGATTAAGTGCGAAGAAGCACTCAGGGAACTGACGGAAGACGCCGGCTTTGCCTGCCGGGTACGGCGGGTAATTGAAACCAGCTACCCGTTCCCGCCGAAACTGGCGCGGGTGGCCGCCACCCTGTTCGTATCCGAACGAACGCTGAAACGACGTTTGCAGGAGGAATCCGCCAGCTTCCAGAATTTGGTGGATGAGGTACGACTGGAGCGGGCTCGAGCCTTGCTGACCACCACCGGCATGAACCTGAGCCAGATTGCCGACGCCCTCGGCTACGCCGACGCCGCCAACTTTACCCGCGCCTTCAAGCGCTGGACCGGAAGCAGTCCGAGCCGGTACCGCAACTGGGCACGGCAACCCAAGGCGAAGCCAGCGCCGGCGGCAATGGCCGCCAGCGTCTGA